The Nomascus leucogenys isolate Asia chromosome 4, Asia_NLE_v1, whole genome shotgun sequence genome includes the window cctcagcctcctgagtagctgggactacaggtgcctgccaccacgacgccggctaatttttttgtatttttagtagagacagggtttcactgtgttagccaggatggtctccatgtcctgacctcgtgatccacccgcctcggcctcccaaagtgtggggattacaggcgtgagccactgtgcccggcgacATGGTCCTTCTTCACACTGAGTCCACCTGTGCCTCTAGATCCCCATGGACTTGTGGCAGGGGGCTTGTGGCATGGGCTTGTGGCTGTGTTACATTGTACCTTTCTAGGCAGCCTAAAATTACACATTTCCTGACCACGTGACATAAACCGACAGCTCTGCAGAGGGCCCCGTAACCCTGGAAAGTCCCTGAGCTCCAGCGTGGTATGGCTACTGGAGAATAGGCAGCTCTGTCACCAGGGGAACCTGGCTGCGTATAACAAGATCCACAGAACGAAGGAGAGTCGTGCCTGTGAGAACCTCACTTTGGAAACGGCTTAAAGAAACAACTCTAAATAAAAGTAATTCACATGGACGACCACAGTAGCTAATTTGCCCCATGAAGAAAAACTGGAAGGGGCCTAAAAGGCCCAAATATAAGAAGTGATAAGGAAACAAAGACTTCTTCACATGGTAGGATACAATTCACTCATGCGCTTGCTTACTGGTCCCTGTAAGCATTGCCTGTGGCATAGGCCTTGGGAACATATAGATGGACACAACCTGGTTCTGCCCAGAAGTTCCCGGAGGATGAGGGAGGCCTCAGGTTTGCAGCTGACCACAGTGCGGGGGGATGAGCCACACAGAGGTTTGTACAGAGAGCCCTGGCTGCAAGAGGAGGGAGCCACGCACTCTGCTTTGGAGCTCCAGAAAGACTGCACACAGGATGTGCCGCCGGATCTCAAACAAGGACGCGGGGGAAACCAGAAGAGGGAACCGTGTAAGCAAGAGCCATGGGGTCCTGCGAAGGGCCTATGACAGGGCCTGGGCTGTAGCCCACAGGGGATGAGGAGGCATGGGGATCTTTGTGTGTCTGTTATGTGGGCTGTTTGGCCATAGTTCAGAGGGTGGGTGGAAGGAATAGACACTGGGGGCAGGATGCCAAGGGCCTTGGATGTGAAGAAGAGAGGCAAGCCACCAACTGCTGCATTTGACAAGTGTCTAAACTGTGTTAATCCTGGAGAAGGTGtgcgtgagaccctgtcacacCACAAAAGTGGGTCTTAACGGTGGTATGAGCTGGGTACCAGCGTACCCATGTAGGGTTgccaaataaaacacagaatgCCAGGTTAAATTTGGATCTCAAATAAACgatgaattttttttgagactttattatttactttcaagacagggtctcactttgttgcccgggctggagtgcagtggcaccctcatggctcactgcagcctcgacttcccaggctcagatgattctcccacctcagcctcctgagcagctacaACTGCAGgcctggcaccacacccagctaatttgtgtattttttgtagagacaaggtttcaccatattgcccagactggtctcgaactcctgggctcaagcaatcctcctgccttggcctcccaaagtgctgggattataggcataagccactgtacccagccaggtTGAGAATTTCTTCTCCAAAATGCCTAtctagaagtgttttggatttcagatttcttAGGATTTGGGAATATTAGCATTATCTGAAAATCCAGAATCCAAAATGCTACAGTGAATGTCAGGGCAGTGCTCACAGTTTCagatgttggatttttttttttttttgagacagagtctcgctctgtcgcccaggctggagtgcagtggtgcaatctcggctcactgcaagctccgcctcctgggttcacgccattctcctgcctcagcctccagagtagctgggactacaggtgcccgccaccacgcccaggtaactttttgtattttttagtagagacggggtttcaccgtgttagccaggatggtctcaatctcctgacctcatgatctgcctgcctcggccccccaaagtgctgagattacaggtgtgagccactgcgcccagccaggattttggattttcaaccCACATAGGCATACCCCATATGTGGCATGGAACATACTTGTACTAGAAAACTATCTATTATTTCTCTGATTTGAGAAacgctttttttgagacagtctcactctgttgcccaggctggagtgtagtggcgtgatctcggctcactgcaacctctgccttccgggttcaagcgattctcctgcctcagcctcctgagtagctaatttttgtatttttagtagagacggggtttcaccatgttggtcaggctggtctcgaactcctgaccttgtgatccgcccgcctcggcctcccaaagtgctgggattgcaggcagggGCACTCTTACTCttaaaaaattgtgttgtttATCTAAGATTCAGGCTTAAGTGGGCATCTTGTATTTTTTGCTAAATCTAGCAACTCTAACACTATGGCCACATGTTGGTGCCCATCAGAGGACACTGGGAAGCTCCACGGTTACCAGTTGGTACGTGAGGAGGATGagcagatagacagacagacaggactGGGGTCCTCTCAGGGTCCCACCAGCCAAGCACAGACGGATGCTTAATTCAGACTTGGACAGAAGATAGCTCAGGACCCGGATTTCAGTCCTGCTCTGCTGCTTATAGGTGGGGCAGCTGCAGGAACTCGGGCTCAGCTTCCTAGCCTGTGAAATGGGTATTCAACTATGCAAATATTGATTGAGCCCTAACTTTTTAAAGGCCCTTCCCTGAATGTTGAGAGGGTACAAAAATGAATCTCCTCCTTTGAGGGGTTAATCACAGGCTGGGTAAAATGCTACTAGCCATCAGTGATGAGGAATTCTGCTGGCtgctttgcagatgacatcaacCTTGAAAACAACCTCCCGACCAACTCCGTTAGAGAGATGTAATTGGCCTCacttttcagaagagaaaaccaTGGCTCGAGAAGAGTCTCAGATGTGGGTGGACTGATCCCCAAGCAGGTGGCTGTCAGGGAGCCTGCCAACCTGTCAGCCACACTGTGGAGAGGGGAAGGCAGCCTGGTCTAGGCCCACGTGTTGGGAGAACCACCAGGCCTGAGCCAAAGCCTCATCTGAAGGGGTGGTGAGCCACTGGGCTGACGACCCAGGCGAGGAGGCAGGGGTCCGTAGGCTGTGTGGGGAACTGCCCTGTGGAGAGGGAGGGTGAAGTCCACTCTCCAAGAAATGgggacaggtgtgagccatggggCTGGCTTCAGACCTCACATGCACACTGGCGGGACTAGAATTTGTGCTGTGGGAGGCTCATGACTGAGGCGGGGTGCCAGGCGCCATCACTCCTGACTCCACCTGTGCCCCTCCTACCGGGCATTCAGAGGCTCTCTGAAGCCCCTGTCCCCAGCTCCCACTGGAGGGGCACacctgcccaggctggtgggaAACCACCACATCCACTTACTCCATGATGTGCCTGGACACTGGGGGGACAGAGACAAATAACGACCTTGCCTCCAGCCTGAGCTGGAGTTTACACAGCTACTGTGTAAACGTGTGTGCAGAGCAGACAGAACGGAGCTTGAAGGTGCTAAGATGGAGGTCTATGTGGACTTCTGAGACTTAAAAAGGGAGGGAATGGTCAGTTCTACTTGAAAATTGTTCATTGAGCACTTACCATGCACTAAGTGCTTTACTtgtattatctcattcttttttttttttttttttttgagacggagtttctctctttcacccaggctggagtgaagtggcatgatcttggctcgctgcaacctccacccgccagggttcaagtgattctcctgcctcagcctcctgagtagctgggattacaggtgcccgccaccatgcccagctaatttttgcatttttagtagagacagggtttcaccatcttggccaggctggtcttgaactcctgacctcaagcgatccaaccacctcggcctcccaaagtgctgggattacaagtgtgagccaccgcacccggccagctatCTCATTTTTAAACACTGTGGCATAGGTattattattgtcctcattttactgttaaggaaactgaggcacagcagtCTAATTATTATCATTTGCCTGGGGTCATACAGCTAGAagctggcagagccaggattcaaacccggTTGGATTGCAGAACCTGTGTTCTTTGCTTTCACCagggtggggcaggtggggaggaaAGGCTGAGCAGGGGTGACGCGTGAGCCAGAGTTAATGATGCGGGGCTCCCCAGGTGACGCAGGAGTGGGGAAAGACACAAAAGGCAGAGAGCAAAGGTTCAGAGGCAGGGACCTCCAAGCAGCTCGCGGCCTGCAGTGGGTCTGTGGGCTGAAGCCTGGACACCAGCCTTGGCCTGGAGTCCTCATGAGCCCCACTAAGGTGTCAGGAGCCCCCTAGACCAGCCAGGGTTCTGGGGTGCAAACAGGAAACAATGCTGGCTGATTTGAGCAAAAAGGAGTTTATTGGGAGGATGCTGGGGAGTCACAGAACTCACGGGAAGAAGAGACTTCAAAGGGCAGGCACTGTAGGGCACCGACTGCCAGAACTAGGACAGGGGAGGGCCTGCAGACGGACAAACACGCATTCCCCATACCAGACACTGCTGGACAGGTGGTGCCTTCATCCCTCCTCACACCCATCATTCAAGGTGGAGAATCTCATCAGTTTAGGTCCTGGTTGCCAGGATCAGGGAGAGCAAGCATCTGGGATATTCACTCCCACCGAATGGCTGGGGTCCTAGAGACAGCGCATGCCTGGAGGCTGAGACGCTGCTGGGCAGCCAGACAGCAGCGACCATCCATTCCACCGCTGCACAGAGCATGGGAAGTCAGCAGAGGTTTCTgttttggctggagtgcagtggcacaatatcggctcaccgcaacttccacctcctgggttcaagccattctcctgcctcagccaaccgagtagctgggattgcaggtacccgccatcatgcccagctaatttttctattgttagtagagatggggtttcaccatgttggccaggctggtcttgaactcctgacctcaagtgatctaccagccttggcctcccaaaatgctgggattacaggtgtgagccaccgtgcctggcccaatttcctcctttttaaggctgaataatattccactgtattgATAGGTCACACTTTATCCATTCAGCTGCTGgtagacatttgtgttgtttccagctttttggttattgttgaataatgctgctaggaACATCGGTGTACAAATCTATTCCAGTCCCTGCTTTCAACTTTCTTTGGTCTTATTGCACTCAGCTATGAAATTGTATTAAAAGGttttaaaggccaggcatggtggcacgtgcctgtagtctcagctacttgctaggcagctgaggtgggaggatggcttgagtctgggaagtggagattgcagtgagcccagatcacaatattgcagtccagcctgggcgatggagccagatcctgtctcaaaaaaaaaaaaaaaaaaaaagacaggggttttggctgggcgtggtggctcacacctgtaatcccagcactttgggaggctgaggagggtggatcacctgacgtcgggagtgcaagaccagcctgaccaacatggagaaaccccgtctctactaaaaatacaaaattagctgggagtggtggcgcatacctgtaatcccagctactcaggaggctgaggcaagagaatagcttgacctcgggaggcggaggttgtggtgagccgagatcgtgccattgcactccagtctgggtgacaacaatgaaactccatctcaaaaaaaaaaagggttttaaGGAGGGGAGAAATAGGCCCAGCGCGCCAGCCACGGTGattcacgcctataaccccagcactttgggaggccgagttgggcagatcatctgaggtcaggagttcaagaccagcctggctaacataatgaaatcccgtctctactaaaaatagaaaaattagccaggcatggtggcaggcacctgtaatcctagctactcgggaggctgaggcaggagaatcgcttgaacccaggaggtggaggttgcagtgagccgagattgcaccactgcactctagcctgggcaacaaaagcgaaactccgtctcaaaaataaaaataaaaaaggaggggAGAAACAGGATCATATTGTGTGTTTTAGGAAATGTGTTCTAGCTGCAGTGCAGACAGTGTGGAGACACAGCCGCCCAAGGGAATGACCCACAGGAGGCTAGTGCAGTTGTCTAGTGGCTGTAGGGTGGGGGGATGTGGAGGGGGATGGGGCTGGCCACATGGGGTGAAGGAAGAAGGAGCTGGTCCTCGGATCCTGGCCAGTGTGACTGTGTCAGCTGGTGGCTCTGCTAATGGCACAGAGAACACAGGAGTAGGCAAGCTGCTGCATGAGCAGAGCTTCAGATGACTTCCTGAAAGGCAGTTCTAGATTCTGATTTGTAGCTCAGGACAGTTTTAGGTTGGAGATAAAGATGGACAAGTCTTGAGCAAGGAGGCAGTCCAGAGAGTGAGGCTACCCGGCAAGAGCAGGCAGGTGGGAAAGAGGGTCCAGGACTGAGTCCTGGTATCCGGACATTTCAGGAAAAGCCAAGAAAAAGGAGCTGGCAGTGCCATAGCCCCAAAGAGAGTGTCCTGGCAGAGGCCCGAGCTTAGTATGTTGGACATTAGGACATCACTGCTTACCTTTGTCTGAGCTGTTAAAGAGAGTGATGAGGGCATTGGGAATAAATTCAAAGGAAGTAAACAGCAACTTGGAACGTTCCTTCAAGCTTAAAAGGAGGGAGTAATGGTGGTAGCTAATGACAGATGCTGGTCGGCTTTTGGttgtcttttttgtcttttgagacagggtctttactctgtcgcccagactggagtgcaacggcgtcaccatggctcactgtagccccgacctcccaggctcaggtgatcctcccacctcagcctcctgagtagctggactacagatatgtgccaccatgcccatttatttttttttttacattttttgtagagtcagggtctccctatgttgcccaggctggtcttcaactcctgagctcaagtgatcctcctgcctcagcttcccaaagtgctaggattacaggtgtcagccactgtgcccagcctggttgtCATTTaacaacaaagcaaataaaagccatttaggacttggaagaaaaagaggaggaaggttTCAGAGACAAGATAATTGGAACAAAAACCAAAGTGGAAAGGCTAGCATGGAAGAGGGGACCCATCTCCtctgggtgggggaaggaggtcAAAGTGGATTAAGTCTGTGGAGAACTTAATAGCTTTGATTTGTTTGGATGACTAGGAGGCAAGTACAAGTGTGGAGGATGGGATGGGAGGCTTGTCTGTGCCACCTGCCTGTAGGGTCCTAGCCTTACCTAAGGCCAAGTGGGAGAATTTCCAGGCATCAGCATCTTTGATCAGCTCCCCAGGGGTCCCACAGCACCTGCTGCTACACAGCGTCTAGTCTGGACCATGGAGTGAGCAACTCGGGCTCCTTCAAAGGAGCCTGAAAGGGAATGGGGAATGAGGGCTGGACTCAGGAGGGTGTTTGCTTCCCAGGCATCTTCCGTGGGCACTGGGGGAGCTCTTGGCACTCTCACCCCAGACCCAACTTTCTTCCTCCTGGAAGAGGAGCAGATTGGGGACTGGGCAGAAATAAACAAGACACGGGACaggacaggccaggcacagtggctcacgcctgtaatcccagcactttaggaggccgaggagggcagatcacttgaggtcagagttcgggaccagcctggctaacatggtgaaacctcgtctctaataaaaatataaaaattagccaggcgtggtggtgggcacctgtaaccccagctacttgggaggctgaggcaggagaatcgcttgaacctgggaggcagaggttgcagtgagctgagatcacgccactggactccagcctgggtgacagagcaagactcctactcaaagaaaaaaaaagtgtgtggggCAGTGATCTACCATGGGGCGAATGGGGGGAAGCAGGGCTAGGAGCGCCTGGACAAAGGGACAACCCCAGTGATGCAGCTCACCGGAGACCTGGCCTTACCTTCGGCTCTGCCTTTGACTCAGTAAAAGAAACACAGTCCATGAACAGGCAGAAACTCTTTAATCAGGCTTTTTTTCCAACTCTAAAACAAAATcccattttttccttaaatttagtTCCTCAGGAACAGAGAAGTTTGCAATGATGATCTCAACTCCGCATCATCTGGTGACCCCTGATTCTGCAGGACTAAGACATTTCCCAAGAGTTCTGCTGCATCAGCCAGTGAGGACAAGAGTTCTTCAGTGCGGTTTGGCTCAAGGACACCTAGGCTTCCCTGGCAAGGGGGCTTGCTTGCAGGTCTGACAAAGCACAGAGCATTGAGCAGATGGCCTGGGACTCTCAGGACTGGCAGAGGGTTTCATTagggcctgcctggcctgcacCGTTTCATCCAAGTACCCTGACCCAGCACTCATCTTCCCTGGCATTCTCTGTTATCCACCAGCTCCTCTGCACACCTCAGCGTCTACTTCCACGAACTTCTAAACATCAAAAGGTACAACGGCCAGGGGTGCGGCGGGAGAGTTGGGGCCAGGGCAGCCTTCAAATCCACACTATTGAATCCACAGgattgaaagaagagaaagatggaaaTTCTCTGGAGATCATGAGATGCATCCAGGCAGTGTTCTCATGTGAGAGGATAGGGAGGCCAAAAACTAAAATTGCTATCAGCCCCTGCCGCTATCTGGTACGTGAGGAAACTTTCCGAGGACTTTACAAGCATAGTCGCAAAATGCTAGTAGGACTGGGACTCTTCAACTTTTTCTTCTAGGGCCAAGTAGACTCTGTGTAACTTATTTTGTAAGAAATGGGTGTGGGTGACAAGAGGGGCCAccttccacccctgcagcagagtGGTAAGACTCCAGCGTGGGCCCCGTGCAAGGGACCAGCCCAGAGGCCGTGAGCCACAGAAACGCACAGCACCTGGTGGCCACACCCTGAAATGCACCGTTTGCTCCAAGCAGCCAGCGCCCTATCAACCTGGCATTTACCAAACATCTCGACAGCAGACTAGAACTAGAAAACACAGCTTCTGTGTAGTACACACTTATAGTCTGAGACCCAACTAAGGCTCCCCACATCCTTCAAAACTCAGACTCCACAGGCTGAATGTCCAGCTTTTTCCTCCAAGACAGAATTGCCCTCAGCCCATGAATTCTCTCTGGGACTATTTACAGAATCGAAGCGGAAATCCACGGAACCGAAAACCTTTTTACACAGGTGGGTTCAGGAAGAAAGCCACCAACAGAAGGCAACTCAGGAgggagaggccgaggctggcagagcCCCTGGGCCTATTTCCAAGCAGCCACTCTTCCCAAGAAGAGCAGAGGTGCCCCTCACCTCAACCCTCAGCCCTTTAACTTCTGGCTGGGCCACTGATTCTCCTCCCTAGTCTGCAGCCCATCTGGAAACTGGCTGTGGTACTTTGGGGAGATAGGAAGGACAGGACAACAAGAGACAGGACACCAGTGAGCGACTGGGCCAGGCGGCCCCATTTCCTAAAACCAagatggctgctgctgctgcccaagCCCTCAAAGCAGACAGGCCTCATGCGCAgcaccagcacacacacacacacaggtaacAAGACCAGGGGAGGGGACCCTAAGTGTCCTCTCCACAGGGAGGGGCTATGTACAGGACAGGAGGGAGAGTCTGGCCAGGTGCACCCCCAACTGCATCTCATTCAACCAGGAGATCAAACTGCTCAGCAGCTTCAAACTCGGCATTCATGGCTGCAGCCCACTCATCCAGCTCCGTTTTCTGAGGGAAGAGAAATGGGGAGCAGGTGAGTGAGAAGGGAAGATGGTGGCTGGAGCATCTCACCACACCCTGCAGGTGCTGCCTATCCCCCAAAAGAGCCAGAGCCCCAGCCCTGCACGTCTCCCAGAGCACATGGCAGAGAAAAACCCCTGCCTCTCACTCACCAAGATCTCTGGCATCTTCTTCTTCTTACGTTTCTGTTTCTCGGGTGGTGGGGAGATTCCAGGGAGAGTCATGTCTGGGGCCCAGGGCTTTGCACAGACCCTGGGGACCTCAGTGAATTTGGAGGACACCACTGGCGAGACTCCGGACAATTCTTCTGCCCCCAGCAGCCCCTCGAAGCCAAAGCAGGACCGGCGGCCTGGGGTGGAGGTAGAGGCAGAGCCCAGGGTCTCCAGCCGGCTGTAGGAACGCCTGACTTTCTTAGACATTTCCAAGTCTCTGGCGTCCAGCTCTCCTTCCTTGGAGCTGGACTCGGCCTCAGGGTTCGGCACAGGAGTGctggtgggggtggcagggacGCTGTGTGTCTTGAAAAGGTCCTCCTTAGTAAGCTCCCTGCCAGGGGGCTCGTTTTCTTTCtccaagaaaaaggaaatctgCACCAGGACAGAAGAGAGGATGCCCTCAATACTTAGCTGGACTGCTTACTTTCAGAAAAGCCCGAGAAGATTCAGGGTGGAAAGACCCAAAagacacacacttttttttttttttttgacatggagtctcgctctgtcacccaggctggagtgctcactgcaagctccgcctcccggattcacgccattctcctgcctcagccttccgagtagctgggactacaggcgcccaccaccacgcccggctgattttttatagttttagtagaggtggggtttcaccgtgttagccaggatggtcttcgatctcctgacctcgggatctgcccgtctcggcctcccaaagtgctggaattacaggcgtgagccaccgcgcccggccccaggacacacacttttttttttttttttttgagacagagtttcgctctgtcgcccaggctggagtgcagtggcgccatctcggctcactgcaggctccgccccccggggttcaagccattctcctgcctcagcctcccaagtagctgggactacaggtgccggccacctcgcccgactaatttttttgtatttttagtagagacggggtttcaccatgttagccaggatggtctcaatctcctgaccttgtgatccgcccgtctcggcctcccaaagtgctgggattacaggcgtgagccaccgtgcccggccgacacACACTTTTTTTAAGGAAGAGACAAATCAGACCCTGAAAGAGACATGGGGAGAAGAAAACAACCCACCATTGCTTCCGAGGAGTCTGCTTTTGTGACACAAGTGGACTTGCCCCCATCTGCTGGTGCTGTCGCTTGTTTCCAAAATGTGCCCAGCATCCAGCTTCCCCTCTGACCAGCTCAAGCCCTCACTAGGTGTTTTCTAGACCAGCTCAGcaaccttttttattttgttttgtttctggatATAGGGTctcaactctgttgcccaggctggagtgcagtggcacgatcatggctcactgaagcctcagcctccagggctcatgcaatcctcctacctcagcctctgagtagccgggactacaggcatgtgccactctggctggctgattttttttttagtttctttgtaGAGTagggggggtctccctatgttgcccaggctggtcccagcGACCTTCTGATTTCTCTCTCCGTTTCCGCCCTTGCCTGCTGTGGTCCATCTGCCACACAGCTGAAGAGGACTGTCCTAAATGTCCACTCAGTCCATAAGTATTTATCGGTCACCtgtcctgtgccaggcactgggaatacagcagggaataaaacagagaaaacccCTGCCCCATTCTAAGAGaaaaacagataagaaaattcaGTATTATGTCAGCAGTATCAAGCACTACAGGAAAACACAGAACAGGAGAGAGTGCTTGGGGCAGGTTAGAACTGCAAAAAGATAAAGGTCAATATATGCCTCACTGAGGTGACATTCAAGCTTCAACTTGAAGGAGGTGTGGGAGTGACTCATGGCCAAGTGTTCTAGGCAGTGGGAACAGAAGGTGCAAAAACCCTGAGGCCACAGCGTACTAGTCAGGGTCAAACAACAAGGAGGCCAGTATGGCTGAAGTGAAGGAAAGACGAAGAAACTGAAGATGAAGTTCAAGAGATAATGggtggccagacatggtggttcacgcctataatcccagcactttgggaggctgaggtgggtggatcacctgaggtcaggagtttgagaccagcctggccaacatagtgaaaccccgtctctactgaaaatacaaaaaaaattagccaggtgtggtggcaggtgcctgtaagcccagctactcgggagactgaggcaggagaatcagttgaacctgggaggcggaggttgcagtgagccgagattgcaccaccgcatccagcctgggtgacagtgcgagactccatctcaaaaaaaacaaaaaacagaaaacaaaaacacagggaAGCTGAACAAATTGGTGGTCACCGCTGACTACCACTTCCTCATCCTCTATAGCCAAGCAGTCACCCAGGTCCTGGCAACTTTATCCTGCTCGATGTACCATGAATCTCAGTCAATCAACAAGAATGAGTGGCTACTAGGAAAGGCAGAAGTCCCTACCCTCAAGGTGCTTATGTTCTTAGAGGGGAGAGAAAGACATCAAACATGCAAGAAAATACACTATAAGAACTGATAaggaccaggcatagtggctcatgcctgtaatcccaacactttaggaggccaaggtgggaggatcacttgagcccaggagttcaagaccagcctgggcaacatagtgaaccctcatctctataaaacaaattagagaaaacatcaaaaaattagccaggcatggtggcatgcgactgtagtcccagctacttgagaggttgaggagggaggatctgcagtgagccgaaatctcgccaccgcgctccagcctgcgtggcagaacaagaccctgtctttagaACTGGTAAGGCCTAAGAGAATTACATAGAGAAATGTGACAGCAATAGGGTAAGGGTGGCCAGGGAAGACCTCTGGGGGGTGATTCCCTCTGAACCGAGTACTGTGTATCATCCTGGCTTTAGCTCACGCCCTTGGCTTCATGCTTCGGAATTCCTGGACTTCACGTCATTCCACTGGTCTTGGAGCCCCAGAGTAGCCCTTCTTAAAACCATTctcccggccaggcgcggtggctcaagcctgtaatcccagcactttgggaggctgagacgggtggatcatgaggtcaggagatcgagaccatcctggctaacacggtgaaaccccgtctctactaaaaatacaaaaaaattagccgggtgtggtggcgggcgcctgtagtcccagctactttggaggctgaggcaggagaatggtgtgaacccaggaggcggagcttgcagtgagccgagattgagccactgcactccagcctgggcgacagagcgagactccgtctcaaaaaaaaaaaaaaaaaaccattctcCCTACAGCCCCCAGAGGGGTCTTTCTTAAAACACTCAAACTTGACTCAGTCACTCCCTTACCCAGAACTCTCCAAAGGCTGCCCACAGACCCAAGAATGATGCCCAAGCCATGAGTGTGGCTTTTGTGCCTCATCAGGATCTGCTCTGCCTTAGGGTGCTCCCTCCCCTGCTGAGGTCTGCT containing:
- the CDCA5 gene encoding sororin, with translation MSGRRTRSGGAAQRSGPRAPSPTKPLRRSQRKSGSELPSILPEIWPKTPSAAAIRKPVVLKRIVAHAVEVPAVQSPRRSPRISFFLEKENEPPGRELTKEDLFKTHSVPATPTSTPVPNPEAESSSKEGELDARDLEMSKKVRRSYSRLETLGSASTSTPGRRSCFGFEGLLGAEELSGVSPVVSSKFTEVPRVCAKPWAPDMTLPGISPPPEKQKRKKKKMPEILKTELDEWAAAMNAEFEAAEQFDLLVE